From Hymenobacter sedentarius, a single genomic window includes:
- a CDS encoding YkvA family protein, translating into MSSLADNGLKISKNVLFNVFVGRAAKLLGKPFKVVTVLNEAADKLADKESKTHKFRQLFEVGLTLVRLVRSYISGEYREISTGTIVSGLAVLLYVLSPIDLVPDFIPVLGFLDDLSLVSWFVGKFHGEITRFREWEATGRGQAASTHGTAGAPDAAAMPALGDVSQPSVAELGHS; encoded by the coding sequence ATGTCGTCACTCGCTGATAACGGTCTCAAAATCTCCAAGAATGTCCTCTTTAACGTCTTTGTAGGGCGGGCCGCCAAATTGCTAGGCAAGCCGTTCAAGGTTGTCACGGTACTTAACGAAGCCGCCGACAAGCTGGCCGATAAAGAAAGTAAGACGCATAAATTTCGCCAGCTATTTGAAGTTGGGCTGACCCTGGTGCGCTTGGTGCGCAGCTACATAAGCGGCGAATACCGTGAAATTTCTACCGGTACCATCGTATCTGGCTTAGCGGTGTTGCTTTATGTCCTTTCGCCCATTGACCTGGTCCCGGACTTTATTCCTGTGCTCGGCTTCCTCGACGACCTGAGCCTGGTAAGCTGGTTTGTGGGCAAGTTTCACGGCGAAATCACCCGCTTTAGGGAATGGGAAGCCACTGGCCGGGGCCAGGCCGCCAGCACCCACGGAACCGCGGGCGCCCCAGATGCCGCGGCAATGCCTGCTTTGGGCGACGTCTCACAGCCGAGCGTGGCCGAACTCGGCCATTCTTAA
- a CDS encoding DUF1571 domain-containing protein has translation MVALLTSFLPRLRNIWPLGALALLAATAPAQPTSLTTEQLTTRMSAAIENLKYLRCTVKAQERIGNGIMQARSIMKISYKPLRIYIKNQKGVEVLWVAGQNAGDAWVYPASFPYVTLSLDPNGKLMRGNQHHTALQAGFGTISDLLRTTGLRQDNSFSRSFRYTGDTVLLGRPAYVLRSVYPQFHYVNYRAGKNETISTVAERFGCGEYRIFERNSLTIGEKIPEGKVLQVPNAYGRRTTVCIDPKTYLPIMVQVDDDKGLYEKFEFLDVIANQPIPTQEFTRDYNGYKL, from the coding sequence ATGGTAGCATTGCTCACCTCGTTTCTTCCCCGACTCCGAAATATTTGGCCCCTTGGCGCGCTGGCCCTCTTAGCGGCCACGGCTCCAGCCCAACCAACGTCCCTTACCACCGAACAGCTCACCACGCGGATGAGCGCGGCCATCGAAAACCTGAAGTACTTGCGCTGCACCGTAAAGGCGCAGGAGCGGATTGGCAACGGCATCATGCAGGCCCGTAGCATTATGAAAATAAGCTACAAGCCCCTACGCATTTACATCAAAAACCAGAAAGGGGTGGAAGTACTGTGGGTGGCTGGCCAGAACGCCGGCGACGCCTGGGTATATCCCGCCAGCTTCCCCTACGTCACACTCAGCCTGGACCCCAACGGCAAGCTCATGCGCGGCAACCAGCACCACACCGCCTTGCAGGCCGGCTTCGGCACCATCTCCGACCTGCTGCGCACCACGGGGCTACGGCAGGACAATTCCTTCAGCCGCTCTTTCCGCTACACCGGTGATACCGTGCTACTGGGCCGGCCGGCCTACGTGTTGCGCTCTGTTTACCCGCAGTTTCATTATGTGAATTACCGCGCGGGTAAAAACGAAACCATTTCCACGGTAGCCGAACGGTTCGGCTGTGGTGAATACCGGATTTTTGAGCGCAACAGCCTCACCATTGGCGAGAAAATACCCGAGGGCAAAGTGCTGCAAGTGCCCAACGCCTACGGCCGCCGCACCACCGTGTGCATTGACCCTAAAACCTACCTGCCCATCATGGTGCAAGTAGATGACGACAAGGGGCTTTATGAGAAATTCGAATTCCTCGACGTAATTGCCAATCAGCCCATTCCCACGCAAGAATTTACCAGGGATTATAATGGCTACAAACTCTAA
- a CDS encoding SDR family oxidoreductase: protein MTTPYTQPMLRDNALAGKTIIVTGGGTGLGRAMTTYFLQLGANVTITSRKLDVLEKTAGELREQTGGKVLAIACDVRKYDEVEAMLDRTIQEFGGVDVLLNNAAGNFISPTERLSHKAFDVIVDIVLRGSYNCTLAVGKRWIADKKPGTILNIVTTYASVGSAYVVPSAAAKAGVLAMTRSLAVEWAKYGIRSNAIAPGPFPTEGAWSRLFPEPLASKLDPAASVPLKRVGQYQELANLAAYLVSDFSSYVNGEVVTIDGGEWLNGAGEFNKLEMLTPGMWDQIEKTMRR, encoded by the coding sequence ATGACCACACCCTACACCCAGCCCATGCTGCGCGACAACGCCCTGGCGGGAAAAACCATCATTGTCACCGGCGGCGGCACTGGCTTGGGCCGGGCCATGACCACCTATTTCCTACAGCTCGGAGCAAACGTCACCATCACCAGCCGTAAGCTGGATGTGCTGGAAAAAACCGCGGGCGAGCTGCGCGAGCAAACCGGCGGCAAGGTGTTGGCCATTGCCTGCGACGTACGAAAATACGACGAGGTGGAAGCCATGCTGGACCGCACCATTCAGGAGTTTGGCGGGGTGGATGTGCTGCTGAACAATGCTGCCGGCAACTTCATCAGCCCCACGGAGCGTCTGTCGCACAAGGCATTCGATGTGATTGTGGACATCGTGTTGCGGGGTTCTTACAACTGCACGCTAGCCGTGGGCAAGCGCTGGATTGCCGATAAAAAACCCGGCACCATCCTCAACATCGTCACCACTTATGCCTCCGTGGGCTCGGCTTATGTAGTACCATCGGCTGCTGCTAAAGCAGGCGTGCTGGCGATGACCCGCTCTTTGGCGGTAGAATGGGCGAAGTACGGCATTCGTTCGAATGCCATTGCCCCCGGCCCGTTCCCAACAGAAGGGGCGTGGAGCCGGCTCTTCCCCGAGCCGCTGGCCAGCAAGCTAGACCCTGCTGCCAGCGTGCCGCTCAAGCGCGTGGGCCAGTACCAGGAGCTGGCCAACCTGGCGGCCTACTTGGTGTCCGACTTTTCGTCTTATGTCAACGGGGAGGTGGTGACCATTGACGGCGGCGAATGGCTCAATGGCGCCGGCGAATTCAACAAGCTGGAAATGCTAACCCCGGGTATGTGGGACCAAATAGAAAAAACAATGCGCCGCTAA
- a CDS encoding NAD(P)H-binding protein: MNSSSSRSSTGANLGAEPQTVLVMGCGWLGMALARSLVAAGHKVLGTTTTTEQLPTMEAAGIEAHLLRLGADFDAPAEKLLHRLLQSADVLVLNVPPRASAAGAYPALLRPVHRAVAAAGTQHVIFVSSTSVYPDEPRVMHETDALSTRDAASDVLRAEGHFVPRYGQWKSTVVRLGGLIGPDRSPGRFLAGRRDLAQGNAPVNLVHLTDAVGVLSGIIKHGVWGHTLNVCSAQHPLRRDFYPAAAQYLKLESPTFKEETGPSGKTIDSSLVRSLLPYQFQHDDVLKALAHC, translated from the coding sequence ATGAATAGTTCCAGTTCCAGAAGCTCCACGGGCGCAAATTTGGGAGCGGAACCCCAAACGGTACTGGTAATGGGCTGTGGCTGGCTGGGCATGGCCCTGGCCCGCTCGCTTGTGGCAGCAGGGCACAAAGTGCTCGGCACCACCACTACCACCGAGCAGCTGCCCACAATGGAAGCGGCGGGCATTGAGGCGCACCTGCTCCGGCTGGGAGCCGATTTTGACGCGCCGGCCGAAAAGTTGCTTCACCGCCTCTTGCAATCGGCCGATGTGCTGGTGCTGAACGTGCCGCCCCGGGCTTCTGCCGCCGGAGCTTACCCGGCCCTCCTGCGGCCGGTGCACCGAGCCGTGGCCGCCGCCGGCACCCAGCACGTGATTTTTGTAAGCTCCACGAGTGTGTACCCCGACGAGCCCCGCGTGATGCACGAAACCGATGCCTTGAGCACCCGCGATGCGGCTTCCGACGTGTTGCGGGCCGAGGGCCATTTTGTGCCGCGCTATGGCCAGTGGAAGAGCACCGTGGTCCGGCTGGGTGGCCTCATTGGGCCCGACCGTTCACCCGGTCGCTTCCTGGCCGGCCGCCGTGACCTGGCCCAGGGCAATGCGCCCGTAAATTTGGTGCACCTCACGGATGCAGTCGGTGTGCTGTCGGGTATCATCAAACACGGCGTGTGGGGCCACACCTTAAACGTGTGCTCGGCCCAGCACCCGCTGCGGCGCGATTTTTACCCTGCCGCAGCTCAGTACCTCAAGCTGGAATCGCCCACCTTTAAGGAAGAAACCGGCCCGAGCGGTAAAACCATCGACAGCAGCCTGGTGCGCAGCCTGCTGCCCTACCAGTTTCAGCACGACGACGTGCTCAAGGCCCTCGCCCACTGCTAA